The Microscilla marina ATCC 23134 genome includes the window CGATATATTTGCTTATGTCAAACATATAGGTGAATTTTTAGCTGCAAAAATCAACAATAAGCATCAGGCATAAAACCCCTCTACCTAGTTTAAGTGTATGCACCTATGCCTGAGTTTCTGTAGGTATGCTTCTATTTTACTACAATAAAGCCTATCTTTATTTTGCGCAAACTACTTTGACAAGTAAAGCCCTTGAGAACGCATTCGCCCCATTTTTTATAGCTTACAGGGTTATTTAGAAAGATTCTCAAATAAGGGTTTTGTACAAAAAGTTACCTAAATTTCGCTTTCTTGCCCTTCGTCTGTTAATTTGCGTGGTAATTTGGGGTGTTTTATATGCCCCAAGTCAAACCAAGCTATTGATAGTAAATTCTTTATATAATAAAATTTTACCCACTTGTGATATGATAAAACACGATTGGACGCTCGCCGAGATTGAAGCCATCTATAATAAACCTTTGCTCGACTTGATGTTTGAAGCAGCCTCTATTCATCGCCAAAATAAAGATTATGCCGAGGTTCAAATAAGCAGCCTTATTTCCATAAAAACCGGAGGTTGCCCCGAAGACTGCGCGTATTGCCCGCAGGCAGCACGCTATAGTACCGATGTAGACGTACATAAACTAATGCCCCTTGAGACAGTAGTAAACATGGCTAAAGAAGCTAAAGATGCTGGCTCGTCGCGGGTGTGTATGGGAGCTGCCTGGCGCGAAGTACGCGATAACCGCGATTTTGACCGTGTACTGGAAATGGTAAAGGCAGTAAACGACATGGACATGGAAGTATGCTGTACTTTGGGTATGCTCAATGCCAACCAGGCACAAAAGCTTGCCGATGCAGGATTGTATGCTTACAACCATAATGTAGATACTTCGGAAGAGTATTACAGCGAGGTCATCACTACCCGTACTTACAAAGATCGTTTGAACACCATCAACAATGCACGCGAAGCAGGACTCACTGTTTGTTCGGGAGGCATTGTAGGTTTAGGCGAAACCGACAAAGACCGTGTTGGAATGCTGAAGGTACTCTCAAACTTACATCCTCACCCCGATTCAGTGCCTATTAATGCATTGGTAAGGATAGAAGGTACTCCGCTTGAAGACCAACCCAAAGTACCCATACAAGATATGGTACGTATGATTGCCACTGCGCGTATTTTGATGCCTAAAACTGTAGTACGCCTGTCGGCAGGAAGAACAGAAATGTCATTGAGTGAGCAAGCCATGTGTTTTATGGCTGGTGCCAACTCTATTTTTGCTGGAGATAAATTGCTTACTACGCCTAATCCTGACTTTAAGGATGATATGGAAATGTTTGATATTTTGGGCTTGGCTCCTCGTGAAGCCTACAAAAATGTAGACCGTGAGCAGTTTCGCCCTAAAGAAACTGTGGAAAAAGAAGCCTAGCTAATATAGAAATCACGAATTACGATGATATGAACTCACTCGTAATTCGTGATTCTCAAATTTGCAATTAATACTCAGTCTTATCTCCCTTACTTTGCCACCTCTCAAACACCCTCAATCCATTGTCTCTGCCTATAGCTATAAACTTGATTTGTCGCTGATCAATTCTTTTGTCCAACTCATCATAAATTAGCTGATCATCAAAACCAATGTGTGCTGCATCTTCGCGGTTACAGGCATAGTAAACTGCCTTGGGGCGCGCCCAATAAATAGCGCCTAAGCACATAGGGCAAGGTTCACAAGAGGTGTAAATGACACAATCATCTAATTGAAAAGTGTTCAAAACTTTGCAAGCTTCTCTTATAGCCACTACCTCAGCGTGAGCGGTAGGGTCTTGGGTCGAAGTGACCCGATTGTGTCCTTCGGCAATTATTTCACCGTTTTTGACTACTACCGCACCAAATGGTCCGCCCGAATTACTATCCATTCCTTGGGTTGCTAACTCGATAGCCCTGTTTATAAAACGCTCGTGATTTTCGTGCATGGTAACGTTGTTAAATTTTAACAGATATTGATTTTAGCCTGCTTTTGTTTTTATGCAAACCCCGCAAATTAACGCAATGTAGTGGGGTTTTACAAGTAAAAATTACAGTGCTTCGATTTCTTCTGTTGATAAACCAGTAATGCTGTGAATAGTAGATACATCTATGCCTTTGGCTTTCATTTTTCGGGCGGTTTCTCTGATGGCCTCTACTTTGCCCTCTTCTCTACCCTCTTCTCTACCCTCTTCTCTACCCTCTTCTCTACCCTCTTCTCTGCCTTCTTTTATAGCTGTATTCACCGCATTATTAAAGTCCCATACATGTTTCAAACTGTCCCGGTATGCCTGTTGGTCTTTTGGGTTGAGTTTAACAATTTCAGCAGCATCAAACAATTTTTTGAAAATACGCTCTTGCAATGCTGGTGGTACTTCGTGAAACCTGGATAAATTTTTAAGCAAATACATCCATTTGTCAAAGCGGGTTTCAAGCTCATCAGCGGTTTTGTTAAACTTGGGCATTTCGAGGTAGATAAAGGTCAGTTTATCATAAAAAACCTCTTGGGTTTCGGTGTCTATTAGTTGAATGTGGTGTTTAAACTTACTATTACCCTCCTGGAACCTATTAAACACAAAATCCATAATACTAATAGTATAAACTGCTTCTAGTTTAAAATTCCAATCACTGCCTGTCACGGCTTGCTCTTGAATAGGAAAAGTAGCATAATAAAGGCTTCGGTCTTTGAAAAACTCTTGCTTTACTTTTTGCAACTCTACAATAAACTTTTCTCCCCGGTCATTTTGACAATAGAGGTCAAAAATAGCCCTTCTGTCTAAAGGACTGTTAGGCATTTGCTCGTTTTTGAGGTAAGTAATCTCTGTGATGTGCTGTTTGTCGTAGAGCAACTCGTTCAAAAAGTCAATCAATAACTCTTTGTTGCTTTCTTCACCAAACAATTTTTTAAAACCAAAATCGGTAAACGGGTTAATAAATCTTTCAGACATAATAAAGCAAGGGTTTAAATGAGCAACTTATCACAAATTTAAGCATTTAACTGCTAACTTTGTTGCCTAATTGAGTAAATATGGACAGGATAAAAACTTCGCAGAATTTTTTAGATGAGCGCCTTCAAAAACGCCGGGAAGATGGTTTACTACGTACTTTGGTAGATAAACACCATTTAATAGATTTTTGCTCGAACGATTATCTTGGAATGGCACGCAGTGACGCTTTCAAGGCGTTGATTGAGCAAAAAGCAACACAAGCAAACCAGATAACCCCTACTATAGGGGCTACCGGATCACGGCTTATTTCGGGCAACCTTCAGTATACCGAACAACTGGAGCAACGCATTGCCGATTTTCATCAGGCAGAGGCAGGGCTGTTGTTTAATTCGGGATATGATGCCAACGTAGGCATTTTTGCCGCACTTGCCCATCGGGGAGATACAATCATTACTGATGAACTTGCCCACGCCAGTATGATAGATGGAGCTCGCCTGAGCCACGCCAAAAGGTTGAGATTTAAACATAACAATTTGGTAGATCTGGAAAAAAAGCTGGGCGTTGCAGAAGGCAATGTTTTTATTGGGGTAGAGTCGGTATATTCTATGGATGGCGATCTGGCACCATTGAAAGCTATAGCAGATTTGGCCGAAAAATATGGCGCCCACCTGATTGTAGATGAAGCCCATGCTACGGGGGTGTTTGGCAGCAGGGGAGAGGGGGTTGTACAAGCCGAAAACCTGCAAGAGAGGGTTTTGCTACGTATGCATACTTTTGGCAAAGCATTGGGCACCCATGGAGCTATAGTATTAGGCAGCCATCACCTACGCGACTACCTCATCAACTTTACCCGTTCTTTTATTTATACCACTTCATTGCCCTTTCACTCTTTGTTAAGCATAGAGGCTGCCTATGAGTTATTGCCTGGTTGTAAAGCAGAACGTCAGCACCTGCGATATTTGATTGACTTTTTTCAAAAACAATTGAGCCAGCAAACACCTTATCAAGTACTCGATAGCCCCTCACCCATTCAAGGGGTAATAGTACCAGGCAACGCACAAGCCATGGCTGTATCGCAAAAACTAGCAACTGCTGGCTTTTATGTAAAAGCAATTCTAAGCCCTACAGTACCTGCTAAACAAGAGCGACTTCGGATATGTTTACATGCTTTTAATACCGAAGCCGAGCTTCGACGAATGATTGAAACTATTAAAAACTAATCTCACATGAAACATCAATATATTATTGCAGGGATAGATACCGAAATTGGTAAAACTGTAGTGTCAGCTATTGTGGCCGAAGCATTGCAAGCCGATTATTGGAAGCCCATCCAGTCGGGTGAATTAGACAACTCCGACACCCACAAAGTAGAAGCTTTGGTGAGTAACCACAATGCGATATTTCACCCTGAAGCTTACAGGTTTAAAAAACCTATGTCGCCCCACGCTGCTGCTGCTATAGATGAGGTAACTATAGAGCCAAATAAAATACAACTCCCCGATACTCGCAACCATTTGGTAGTAGAGCTTGCTGGGGGCTTGATGGTACCTTTGACCCACGAATTTTTGAATATCCACTTGATCAAGCAGCTAGGCATTCCGGTTATTTTAGTATCTAAATATTATTTGGGAAGCATTAACCACACCTTATTATCTATAGAGTTGCTTAAGGCACATAAGGTTGATATCAAAGGAATTATTTTTAATGGTGAGTCCACGCCTAGTAGCAAAGAAGCTATTCTGGCTTATAGCCAAGTTCCTTGCTTGGGTGAAATTCCCTGGATCGAAGGGCAGCTTACCCAATCTGTGGTGGCATCTTTGGCAAAATTGCTAAGTTTTTAGCCAAGTACCGGTTAAGATTTGTTGATGACTATAAGCTACAAAGTTGCATGCCCTTTCTGATTTCTAGGGAAGGGTATGCAATTTTTTTGTTTCTCTGCTAACTTAGGTTAAAAAGCAATGTAAGGTTTAAGTTGGGCAAGCTTGGTTTCATCTATGATCTTGATTTTACCCAAGTCTTTGATTGATGTGTAATTGCCATGATGTTCACGGTAATTGATAATGATTTTTGCCAATTTATAACCGATATAAGGGTGGGCTTTGAGGGCTTCAAATTTGGCAGTATTTACATTGATTTTTTTGATATTGGCGGGCGTCAATGAAGCGTATTGTAATAAAGCAGAGATGACTTCGGGCTTGAGTCCATAAATATCTTTGAGTTGTTCAGTGTTAGAAAATCCCCCCAGACGGTTCCTGAAACTGATTATTCGCTCAGAAAGTGCTTCGCCTATTCCTTTGATTTGCTTCAGCTGTTCGGTAGTGGCCTCGTTTAAGTCAAACGGTGCAGTTTTATCTTCCTGGGTAGCAAATGGACTGGCGGTGGTGTACTTTCGGTTTTTGGGTGCTTCATACTTGTCTGGTAGTTGAATATACGCCTCCAGTTGATCATAAGCCCTTTCAGGAAAACCATAGATCTTTTTTAAGTCACTTTTTTGGCGAAACTTGCCCCCTTTGGATACATAGTTTTGAATACGCCCGGCTACTTTAGCCGAAAACCCCAATTTTTGCCAATCTTGTACTGTAGCAGTGTTAGGGTCGAATGTGAAAAATTCGTTGGGAGTGTAGGCAGGTGTTTTTTTGTATTTCTTTTTGCGTGAGTAGCGAGGGGTTTTGATATAATCAGAAGATTTTTTGTATTCTTTTTTTTCGGCCGCCAGTTCAGCGGTTTGTTTGGCAATGAGTGCTTCCAAACTATCTAATGTACTTTGGTCTGAATTGTCTACTTGCTTTTTACTAAAACTACCTAGGTGTGGGTTACTCAGCAATATGGCAATCAGTACCACCAACAATGCCATAAGAATGATAAAGCCATTGGTTTCTTTGCG containing:
- a CDS encoding Rpn family recombination-promoting nuclease/putative transposase, translating into MSERFINPFTDFGFKKLFGEESNKELLIDFLNELLYDKQHITEITYLKNEQMPNSPLDRRAIFDLYCQNDRGEKFIVELQKVKQEFFKDRSLYYATFPIQEQAVTGSDWNFKLEAVYTISIMDFVFNRFQEGNSKFKHHIQLIDTETQEVFYDKLTFIYLEMPKFNKTADELETRFDKWMYLLKNLSRFHEVPPALQERIFKKLFDAAEIVKLNPKDQQAYRDSLKHVWDFNNAVNTAIKEGREEGREEGREEGREEGREEGKVEAIRETARKMKAKGIDVSTIHSITGLSTEEIEAL
- a CDS encoding aminotransferase class I/II-fold pyridoxal phosphate-dependent enzyme, which translates into the protein MDRIKTSQNFLDERLQKRREDGLLRTLVDKHHLIDFCSNDYLGMARSDAFKALIEQKATQANQITPTIGATGSRLISGNLQYTEQLEQRIADFHQAEAGLLFNSGYDANVGIFAALAHRGDTIITDELAHASMIDGARLSHAKRLRFKHNNLVDLEKKLGVAEGNVFIGVESVYSMDGDLAPLKAIADLAEKYGAHLIVDEAHATGVFGSRGEGVVQAENLQERVLLRMHTFGKALGTHGAIVLGSHHLRDYLINFTRSFIYTTSLPFHSLLSIEAAYELLPGCKAERQHLRYLIDFFQKQLSQQTPYQVLDSPSPIQGVIVPGNAQAMAVSQKLATAGFYVKAILSPTVPAKQERLRICLHAFNTEAELRRMIETIKN
- a CDS encoding nucleoside deaminase, which produces MHENHERFINRAIELATQGMDSNSGGPFGAVVVKNGEIIAEGHNRVTSTQDPTAHAEVVAIREACKVLNTFQLDDCVIYTSCEPCPMCLGAIYWARPKAVYYACNREDAAHIGFDDQLIYDELDKRIDQRQIKFIAIGRDNGLRVFERWQSKGDKTEY
- the bioB gene encoding biotin synthase BioB encodes the protein MIKHDWTLAEIEAIYNKPLLDLMFEAASIHRQNKDYAEVQISSLISIKTGGCPEDCAYCPQAARYSTDVDVHKLMPLETVVNMAKEAKDAGSSRVCMGAAWREVRDNRDFDRVLEMVKAVNDMDMEVCCTLGMLNANQAQKLADAGLYAYNHNVDTSEEYYSEVITTRTYKDRLNTINNAREAGLTVCSGGIVGLGETDKDRVGMLKVLSNLHPHPDSVPINALVRIEGTPLEDQPKVPIQDMVRMIATARILMPKTVVRLSAGRTEMSLSEQAMCFMAGANSIFAGDKLLTTPNPDFKDDMEMFDILGLAPREAYKNVDREQFRPKETVEKEA
- the bioD gene encoding dethiobiotin synthase, with protein sequence MKHQYIIAGIDTEIGKTVVSAIVAEALQADYWKPIQSGELDNSDTHKVEALVSNHNAIFHPEAYRFKKPMSPHAAAAIDEVTIEPNKIQLPDTRNHLVVELAGGLMVPLTHEFLNIHLIKQLGIPVILVSKYYLGSINHTLLSIELLKAHKVDIKGIIFNGESTPSSKEAILAYSQVPCLGEIPWIEGQLTQSVVASLAKLLSF
- a CDS encoding helix-hairpin-helix domain-containing protein — translated: MKRVKLWIRNYFGFSRKETNGFIILMALLVVLIAILLSNPHLGSFSKKQVDNSDQSTLDSLEALIAKQTAELAAEKKEYKKSSDYIKTPRYSRKKKYKKTPAYTPNEFFTFDPNTATVQDWQKLGFSAKVAGRIQNYVSKGGKFRQKSDLKKIYGFPERAYDQLEAYIQLPDKYEAPKNRKYTTASPFATQEDKTAPFDLNEATTEQLKQIKGIGEALSERIISFRNRLGGFSNTEQLKDIYGLKPEVISALLQYASLTPANIKKINVNTAKFEALKAHPYIGYKLAKIIINYREHHGNYTSIKDLGKIKIIDETKLAQLKPYIAF